GGAAACCCAAACCCGGCGATTGAAATTCGAAATAAATTCCTCCGACAATGATCATGATGAGAATAGCCTGGAGCAAGGGATTCATCAGGAAACCGATAATTGATTCCAGGGCGGTGAGCTTAAATTCCCTGATTGAATAATGATTTATTCCGGCCTGAGCAAGAACACCTCTGACTGTCTCAGCTTTTCCTTCGCAAAAACCCCATTTTATTGCTTCATTGGTTGTTAAAGTCAATACTTTTCCGGTATCATTCAAGTTCTTGATATAAGTCCTTGGATCCACCATAGCTTCTGCTATCAGTGGGTCGCGTTTCCATTTATATACCGTATCTTTTCCGTTAATCAGGGTGTCTTTTCCGTGAGCTTCAGCTGTAGCACGGATCATACCACGCATATACGACTGGTATTTATCCGGCATAGCCTGTCCGGATTGATTGACCACCGTTGCAGCCCCGATGGTGGCTCCCGGCCTCATGTAAATCCGGTCGGCAGCAATGGAGATCAAGGCTCCGGCCGATGCTGCATTATTGTCTATAAATACATAAACGGGCACAGGGCTGTTCAGGATTTTGGTCCGGATTGAATCGGCAGCATCCACGCTGCCTCCATAAGTGTTCATGTGAATCAGCACCAGGTCAGCATGCCAGAGTTCAGCTTCAGCAAAACCTTTTTTAACTATCCTCCAGGCTGCCGGGCCTATTTCTTTTTGCACAGGACAAACATAAACTTTTACAGGACGGTTGACAGGCCATTGTTTTTCTCGTATCCTGCCGGCAAAAGCAGAAATAAAAACCAGGAAGGAAAAAATCACATATAAAAATACCCTTTTCATTGATCAGATTTTAAATTAAATTTTGTCCGGCCGCATAATTGTAAAAAAGCTTTAAAGCGTTCTGCTTTTCAGCATCAAAATCATAATTTATATTATGAGTAAGATAATCGACAATATCGACATCCCGTGTCTGTGAATTCATGGCAAGTTGAGCAGCCTCCTCAATATGAGACAAACCG
The sequence above is a segment of the Bacteroidota bacterium genome. Coding sequences within it:
- a CDS encoding NfeD family protein, which produces MKRVFLYVIFSFLVFISAFAGRIREKQWPVNRPVKVYVCPVQKEIGPAAWRIVKKGFAEAELWHADLVLIHMNTYGGSVDAADSIRTKILNSPVPVYVFIDNNAASAGALISIAADRIYMRPGATIGAATVVNQSGQAMPDKYQSYMRGMIRATAEAHGKDTLINGKDTVYKWKRDPLIAEAMVDPRTYIKNLNDTGKVLTLTTNEAIKWGFCEGKAETVRGVLAQAGINHYSIREFKLTALESIIGFLMNPLLQAILIMIIVGGIYFEFQSPGLGFPIVMAIFSAVLYFAPLYLEGLAENWEVLVFIAGLILIALEVFVVPGFGVTGISGIILTIAGLTLSLVDNGIFKTGGIYPVYVILRAFSLVCMSMFVSFLLSLWASKKLFTSSRFENLALNTSQDKELGYTSYGSEGYKLVGKTGVAHTVLRPSGKVIVEDEVYDAKSELGFVEKGQKIKVVRFETGQVYVRKE